In one window of Accipiter gentilis chromosome 28, bAccGen1.1, whole genome shotgun sequence DNA:
- the LOC126051798 gene encoding saccharopine dehydrogenase-like oxidoreductase — protein MEREHPAATRAVPRSREKLQAVLERAAERLGKAALGAEVGVLLCDVGDAASLAAAARQTRLVLNCAGPCRFFGEPVVEAGVENGASRIDVCGEPQFLEGMCLKYNEKAAEKGAYVIGSCGFDSIPADMGVLYTRDKLKGTLTAVESFLKVKSGPEGSCAHDGTWKSVVYGLADQDNLRKLRKKIGYAPVPVVGAKLRSRGLVFYNQEFKEYSIRFMGSDGSVVKRSQCYLHTELQETPVQYGAYVNIGGLGSVIKLMFAGILFLLLVKLSFGRKLLTKYPEFFSAGFFTKKGPTQKQMDGTSFTMTFFGEGYSEGQDPQYGKPNVKICTEVKGPGMYVSSSLLLLPYIPYSKRSLWFHCYSPLRSACSMDKVSSLYRVLPWIVAFTATSFAALSFAFLLTFPVPIFHFCRVEQLKGECFKVSFQLLQPGLTTCLFPVPCE, from the exons ATGGAGCGGGAGCATCCAGCAGCTACGAGAGCTGTGCCGCGAAGCCGGGAGAAGCTGCAGGCGGTGCTCGAGCGGGCGGCCGAGAGGCTGG GGAAGGCGGCGCTCGGGGCGGAGGTCGGCGTGCTGCTGTGCGACGTGGGCGACGCGGCCTCGCTGGCCGCCGCGGCGAGGCAGACCCGGCTGGTGCTCAACTGCGCGGGCCCG TGTAGATTCTTTGGAGAGCCTGTGGTAGAAGCTGGTGTTGAAAACGGTGCGAGCCGCATTGACGTCTGTGGAGAACCCCAG TTTCTGGAAGGAATGTGCCTGAAATACAACGAAAAAGCTGCGGAAAAGGGAGCGTATGTCATTGGAAGCTGTGGCTTTGACTCTATACCAGCTGATATGGGAGTACTGTACACCAGAGACAAGTTGAAAG GTACCCTAACTGCTGTTGAAAGTTTCCTGAAGGTGAAATCTGGGCCTGAG GGCTCTTGTGCACATGATGGGACCTGGAAGTCAGTGGTTTATGGCCTTGCGGATCAAGACAACCTGAGGAAGCTTCGAAAAAAGATAGGATATGCCCCTGTTCCAGTAGTTGGTGCAAAACTTAGAAGCAG AGGACTGGTGTTTTACAATCAGGAATTCAAAGAGTACTCCATTCGATTCATGGGATCTGATGGTTCCGTTGTGAAACGGTCTCAGTGTTACTTGCACACAGAGTTGCAGGAAACACCT GTGCAGTATGGCGCTTATGTGAACATAGGTGGTCTTGGCTCTGTTATCAAGCTGATGTTtgctggcattttatttcttcttcttgtgaagttgagctttggaagaaaacttctgacaaaa TACCCGgaatttttctctgctggattcttcacaaagaaaggaCCAACCCAGAAACAG ATGGATGGAACCTCttttacaatgactttttttggcgAGGGTTACAGTGAGGGGCAAGACCCCCAGTATGGCAAACCAAATGTCAAGATCTGCACTGAAGTGAAAGGACCAGGTATGTATGTCAGTAGCAGCTTACTGCTTTTGCCTTACATTCCCTACTCAAAAAGAAGTTTATGGTTCCACTGCTACTCACCCTTGAGGAGCGCTTGCAGCATGGACAAAGTCAGCAGCCTTTACAGAGTATTACCTTGGATAGTAGCATTCACAGCCACTTCATTTGCTGCCTTGTCATTCgctttccttctgactttccctgttccaatttttcatttttgcagagtaGAGCAGTTAAAGGGAGAGTGCTTTAAGgttagttttcagttgttgcagccTGGACTTACTACTTGTTTATTTCCAGTCCCCTGTGAGTGA